A single Bifidobacterium asteroides DNA region contains:
- the pgsA gene encoding phosphatidylinositol phosphate synthase: protein MFEHLRRPWKRIIAPIARGLVRLGVSANGVTISGAVGTTLVAIATGFTGWLLPGAIVLAILVAFDSLDGSVAALTGGGTQFGGFLDSTLDRIADWAVLAGVIIYLRRHELDWVAGGSHQGPDIWAQVGMAAALFAIMTSFVTSYARARAEAEGFEAKNGIATRSDRLVIILVGMALTGAGLPLAVLSCFLVLLALLGIVTVWQRISHVAKDMSRNPQPANPNHE from the coding sequence ATGTTCGAACATCTACGGCGCCCCTGGAAGCGCATCATCGCCCCCATCGCCCGCGGCCTGGTTCGTCTGGGCGTGAGCGCCAACGGTGTCACCATCAGCGGAGCCGTAGGCACCACCCTGGTAGCCATCGCGACCGGGTTCACCGGCTGGCTCCTGCCCGGGGCCATCGTCCTGGCAATCCTGGTGGCCTTCGACTCCCTGGATGGTTCCGTGGCCGCGCTGACCGGCGGTGGCACCCAGTTCGGGGGCTTCCTGGACTCCACCCTTGACCGGATAGCCGACTGGGCCGTCCTGGCCGGGGTCATCATCTACCTGCGCCGCCACGAGCTGGACTGGGTGGCCGGTGGCAGCCACCAGGGTCCCGACATCTGGGCACAGGTGGGCATGGCCGCAGCCCTCTTCGCCATCATGACCTCCTTCGTCACCTCCTACGCCCGGGCCCGGGCCGAGGCCGAGGGCTTCGAGGCCAAGAACGGCATCGCCACCAGATCGGACCGGCTGGTCATCATCCTGGTGGGCATGGCCCTGACGGGAGCCGGGCTGCCCCTGGCCGTGCTCAGCTGCTTCCTGGTCCTGCTGGCCCTGCTGGGCATCGTCACCGTCTGGCAGCGGATCAGCCACGTCGCCAAGGACATGAGCCGCAACCCGCAGCCCGCCAACCCCAACCACGAGTGA
- the ruvA gene encoding Holliday junction branch migration protein RuvA has protein sequence MLAMLTGRVAAIETGSAVIDVSGVGFEVRMPQSDLASMRAESTVTVYTALSLTQDALTLYGFLSRTSKSLFAQLQKVSGIGPRVALSILATLNSDQLAQAVADGDAAALSRAPGLGKKGAQKIILELSGKLDLDAGTGKQGPAQTDDGAHQVVEGLISLGWLQRDAEQAVEQTCSEGGYTLPLQPADIPKVLKQALTRLDRGR, from the coding sequence GTGCTGGCAATGCTGACCGGGCGGGTGGCCGCCATCGAAACAGGCTCTGCCGTCATCGATGTTTCGGGGGTGGGGTTCGAGGTGCGCATGCCCCAGTCGGACCTGGCCTCCATGCGGGCCGAATCCACGGTCACTGTTTACACGGCCCTCTCCCTGACCCAGGATGCACTGACCCTCTACGGATTCCTCAGCCGCACGTCGAAATCCCTCTTCGCCCAGCTGCAGAAGGTCAGCGGCATCGGACCGCGCGTGGCCCTGTCCATCCTCGCCACCCTGAACTCGGACCAGCTGGCCCAGGCCGTGGCCGACGGCGACGCTGCGGCCCTGTCCCGGGCGCCCGGCCTGGGCAAGAAGGGCGCTCAGAAGATCATCCTCGAGCTCTCCGGCAAGCTGGATCTGGATGCCGGCACAGGCAAGCAGGGACCCGCCCAGACCGACGACGGCGCCCACCAGGTGGTTGAAGGACTGATCTCCCTGGGCTGGCTGCAGCGTGATGCCGAGCAGGCCGTGGAGCAGACCTGCAGCGAGGGCGGCTACACCCTGCCCCTGCAGCCGGCCGACATTCCCAAGGTGCTCAAGCAAGCCCTGACCCGGCTGGACAGGGGGCGCTGA
- the ruvC gene encoding crossover junction endodeoxyribonuclease RuvC, whose amino-acid sequence MIVLGVDPGLTRCGVGVIEAGASRRLSFVHVDVVRSDPEQSQDLRLLAIYQGLTAALDRFSPDVVSIERVFAQSNHNTVLGTAQAAGLAMLGAAQRGIPVALHTPTEAKMAVTGNGQADKIQVQRMVARILGLNQLPKPADAADALAQAICHALRPAGAIQGGEREEHLTQAQRQWAQASAKYGKHRGVQRDM is encoded by the coding sequence ATGATCGTTCTCGGCGTCGACCCGGGGCTCACCCGATGCGGCGTTGGCGTCATTGAAGCCGGTGCATCGCGCCGGCTTTCCTTTGTTCATGTGGACGTCGTGCGCTCAGACCCCGAACAGAGCCAGGACCTGCGGCTGCTGGCCATCTACCAGGGGCTGACGGCCGCCCTGGACCGTTTCAGCCCTGACGTGGTGTCCATCGAGCGGGTCTTTGCCCAGTCCAACCACAACACCGTGCTAGGCACCGCCCAGGCGGCAGGGCTGGCCATGCTGGGGGCTGCGCAGCGGGGAATCCCCGTAGCCCTGCACACCCCTACCGAGGCCAAGATGGCGGTGACCGGCAATGGCCAGGCTGACAAGATCCAAGTGCAGCGGATGGTGGCCCGCATCTTGGGGCTCAACCAGCTGCCCAAGCCCGCCGACGCTGCCGACGCTCTGGCCCAGGCCATCTGCCACGCCCTAAGGCCCGCCGGCGCCATCCAGGGCGGGGAGCGCGAGGAGCATCTGACCCAGGCCCAACGGCAGTGGGCACAGGCCTCCGCCAAGTACGGCAAGCATCGGGGAGTCCAGCGAGACATGTAA
- the ruvB gene encoding Holliday junction branch migration DNA helicase RuvB: MADKQMSTGYIDSQNGDAQEESLRMVSARPIEGEPVSDEELRPETLDGFIGQPRLKAQLGLFLKAAKKRDVAPDHILLAGPPGLGKTTLAMIVAHELEVPIRVTSGPAVQHAGDLASILSSLEAGEVLFIDEIHRLPRAAEELLYIAMEDFRVDVMVGKGPGASSIPLTLPRFTVIGATTREGMLPSPLRARFGFTAHLDFYPEEELEKLVERSAKVLGIVLQDDAAHQLALRSRGTPRIANRLLRRVRDWAIVHDLDQVGPDDVKQALSLYQIDSEGLDRLDLAVLKAIVNSFDGGPVGLNNLAAMVGEEAETVETVCEPYLVREGFLVRTPKGRVATTKAWEHLGRKPPEDVMKLF; the protein is encoded by the coding sequence ATGGCTGACAAGCAGATGTCTACCGGGTACATCGATTCCCAGAACGGCGACGCCCAGGAGGAATCCCTGCGGATGGTCTCGGCCCGGCCCATCGAAGGCGAGCCGGTCAGCGACGAGGAGCTGCGTCCGGAAACCCTGGACGGATTCATCGGACAGCCCCGGCTCAAGGCCCAGCTGGGCCTCTTCCTGAAGGCCGCCAAAAAGCGGGACGTGGCCCCCGATCACATCCTTCTGGCGGGCCCTCCAGGCCTGGGCAAGACCACCCTGGCCATGATCGTCGCCCACGAGCTGGAGGTGCCCATCCGCGTCACCTCGGGGCCGGCCGTCCAGCATGCCGGCGACCTGGCCTCCATCCTGAGCTCCCTGGAAGCCGGCGAGGTGCTCTTCATCGACGAGATCCACCGCCTGCCCAGGGCCGCCGAGGAGCTGCTCTACATCGCCATGGAGGACTTCCGGGTGGATGTCATGGTGGGCAAGGGCCCCGGAGCCTCCTCCATTCCGCTGACCCTGCCCAGGTTCACGGTCATAGGCGCCACCACCCGCGAAGGCATGCTGCCCTCGCCCCTGCGGGCCCGGTTCGGCTTCACCGCCCACCTGGACTTCTACCCGGAGGAGGAGCTGGAGAAGCTGGTCGAACGGTCGGCCAAGGTCCTGGGCATCGTCCTGCAGGATGACGCCGCCCATCAGCTGGCCCTGCGCTCCCGCGGCACGCCCAGGATCGCCAACCGCCTCCTGCGCCGGGTGCGCGATTGGGCCATAGTCCACGATCTTGACCAGGTCGGCCCTGACGATGTCAAGCAGGCCCTGTCCCTCTACCAGATCGACTCCGAGGGGCTGGACCGTCTGGATCTGGCCGTCCTCAAGGCCATCGTCAACAGTTTCGACGGCGGACCCGTGGGCCTGAACAACCTGGCCGCCATGGTGGGCGAGGAGGCGGAGACGGTCGAGACGGTCTGTGAGCCCTACCTGGTGCGCGAGGGCTTCCTGGTACGCACCCCGAAGGGGCGTGTGGCCACCACCAAGGCCTGGGAGCACCTGGGCCGCAAACCGCCCGAGGATGTCATGAAGCTGTTCTAG
- a CDS encoding PAC2 family protein has translation MSEEARQHCTMVAAFDGWNDACSASTNVIRHLLNVYESHEIGSIPGDGFYDYQMSRPMLCHVQGRRRIIWPSAKIYRVRIDDTHTLLLEMGPEPNYHWSDFCRRSIHWAEDDEAEAIITLGAMFADCPHTRPLPIDDLAGDQPKTDTDGHSGPIGIPTVLDALATQDGYSTESIWVSVPQYLGSDECAQGTLQLLQRLSAMLGVRLDEGDLPRKAAEWKAQAGMLLRCNDDLANYVHRLEMDVDQAQVDEPAAEELVREAEDYLRSMGNKGPSLSE, from the coding sequence ATGAGTGAAGAAGCCAGGCAGCACTGCACCATGGTGGCCGCCTTCGATGGCTGGAACGATGCGTGCTCAGCCTCGACCAACGTCATCCGCCACCTGTTGAACGTCTACGAGTCCCACGAGATCGGCAGCATTCCGGGCGACGGGTTCTACGACTACCAGATGTCACGGCCCATGCTCTGCCATGTGCAGGGCAGGCGGCGGATCATCTGGCCCTCCGCCAAGATCTACCGGGTGCGGATTGATGATACCCACACCCTTCTGCTGGAGATGGGCCCGGAGCCCAACTACCACTGGAGCGACTTCTGCCGGCGCAGCATCCACTGGGCCGAAGACGACGAGGCGGAGGCCATCATCACCCTAGGCGCCATGTTCGCCGACTGCCCCCACACCAGGCCCCTGCCCATCGACGACCTGGCCGGCGACCAGCCCAAGACCGACACCGACGGCCATTCCGGCCCCATAGGCATCCCCACCGTCCTGGACGCCCTGGCCACCCAGGACGGCTACAGCACCGAGTCCATCTGGGTCTCCGTTCCCCAGTACCTGGGCAGCGACGAGTGCGCCCAGGGCACCCTGCAGCTGCTGCAAAGGCTCTCGGCCATGCTCGGCGTCCGCCTTGACGAGGGGGACCTGCCCCGCAAGGCCGCCGAGTGGAAGGCCCAGGCCGGAATGCTGCTGCGCTGCAACGACGACCTGGCCAACTACGTCCACCGTCTGGAGATGGACGTCGACCAGGCCCAGGTGGACGAGCCGGCCGCCGAAGAGCTGGTCCGGGAAGCCGAGGATTATCTGCGCTCCATGGGCAACAAAGGCCCCTCCTTGTCTGAGTGA
- a CDS encoding helix-turn-helix transcriptional regulator — protein sequence MHFTVDNLEQVFPLAEFIADSFGPMAEIVVHDITRPENSIVFIRNGQLSGRSLGDGVTDQTLQLATRADQDGADFVSDYRGRRLNKHEFRVSSYLIRNREQTVIGLLCISINITELQQAAHVLQTLSSIDSDDVQISTETSRSHMSEEPAENIRRITRDEVRQFNIPMDKLTKQDRLDIIRNIKDRGIFLIKGAVGIVAPELKISIPTLYRYLQALK from the coding sequence ATGCATTTCACAGTAGACAACCTTGAACAGGTATTTCCCCTGGCAGAATTCATAGCCGATTCCTTCGGTCCTATGGCCGAGATTGTTGTGCATGACATCACCCGCCCGGAGAATTCCATCGTCTTCATCCGCAACGGTCAGCTCTCCGGACGCTCCCTGGGGGACGGGGTTACGGACCAGACGCTTCAGCTGGCCACACGGGCCGACCAGGACGGGGCCGACTTCGTCTCCGACTACCGTGGGCGCCGCCTGAACAAGCACGAGTTCCGCGTCTCCTCCTACCTGATCCGCAACCGGGAGCAGACCGTCATTGGCCTGCTCTGCATCAGCATCAACATCACCGAGCTGCAGCAGGCGGCGCATGTGCTGCAGACCCTGTCCTCGATCGACTCCGACGATGTGCAGATCTCAACCGAAACCTCACGCAGTCACATGAGCGAGGAACCCGCAGAGAACATCCGCAGAATCACCAGGGACGAGGTCCGCCAGTTCAACATCCCCATGGACAAGCTGACCAAGCAGGACAGGCTGGACATCATCCGCAACATCAAGGACCGGGGCATCTTCCTCATCAAGGGCGCGGTAGGTATCGTAGCCCCCGAGCTCAAGATATCGATTCCCACCCTCTACCGCTACCTGCAGGCCCTCAAATAG
- a CDS encoding YebC/PmpR family DNA-binding transcriptional regulator — protein sequence MSGHSKWATTKHKKAAIDAKRGKLFAKLIKNIEIAARTGGGDPDGNPTLYDAIVKAKKSSVPADNITRAVKRGSGEEAGAANYETIVYEGYAPAGVGIIIECLTDNRNRAAAEVRSTLTKGGGSLAQNGSVSFNFERKGQIIVPSEGLDYDTVFEKAAEAGAEDVQDNGESYTVLTAPGDMVNVRKALQDAGMDYDSADLVLNPKSEVTLDLDSARKVSKLIDNLDDLDDVQEIYSNWTAPDEVMAQLDDE from the coding sequence ATGTCAGGGCATTCGAAGTGGGCGACCACCAAGCACAAGAAAGCAGCCATCGACGCCAAGCGTGGCAAGCTCTTCGCCAAGCTGATCAAGAACATCGAGATCGCCGCCCGCACCGGCGGCGGTGACCCCGACGGCAACCCCACCCTCTACGACGCCATCGTCAAGGCCAAGAAGTCCTCCGTGCCCGCAGACAACATCACCAGGGCCGTCAAGCGCGGCTCGGGCGAGGAGGCCGGAGCAGCCAACTACGAGACCATCGTCTACGAGGGCTACGCTCCCGCAGGCGTGGGCATCATCATCGAATGCCTGACCGACAACCGCAACCGCGCGGCCGCCGAGGTCCGTTCCACCCTGACCAAGGGCGGCGGCTCCCTGGCCCAGAACGGGTCGGTCAGCTTCAACTTCGAGCGCAAGGGCCAGATCATCGTCCCCTCGGAGGGCCTGGACTACGACACGGTCTTCGAGAAGGCCGCCGAGGCCGGTGCTGAGGACGTGCAGGACAACGGCGAGAGCTACACCGTGCTGACTGCCCCCGGCGACATGGTCAACGTCCGCAAGGCCCTGCAGGACGCGGGCATGGACTACGACTCCGCCGACCTGGTCCTCAACCCCAAGAGCGAGGTCACCCTGGACCTGGACTCCGCCCGCAAGGTCTCCAAGCTGATCGACAACCTGGACGACCTGGACGACGTGCAGGAGATCTACAGCAACTGGACCGCCCCCGACGAGGTCATGGCCCAGTTGGACGACGAGTGA
- the thrS gene encoding threonine--tRNA ligase, which produces MTQSSISIIVKGERKEVAADQTGVQLFADDKDIIAVDLNGQPRDLYTPLHEGDKVEPITLESDQGLAIMRHSATHVMAQAVQEIRPDAKLGIGPVIKDGFYYDFDVDKPFTPDDLKQIEQRMKRIIKSSQSFRRRVVTEEEARKEEADQPYKLELIGAKEAEINSEEATEVATGGELTMYDNLDREGNTVWKDLCRGPHLPNTRYIRSFKLMRTAAAYWRGDEKNPMLQRIYGTAWANKDDMKAYTARLEEAARRDHRKLGAEMDLFSFPDEIGPGLPVFHPKGAAVINAMEDYSREMHRRNGYSFVQTPHITKGHLYEISGHLQWYKDGMYPPMHLDEEKDANGKVTRQGFDYYLKPMNCPMHNLIFKSRQRSYKELPLRLFEFGTVYRYEKSGEVHGLTRVRGLTQDDSHIYCTRDQMKGELTNLLQFVLKVLKDFGLNDFYLELSTKDPNKFVGSDEVWEEATNTLAEVAKDSGLELVDDPEGAAFYGPKISVQARDAIGRTWQVSTIQLDFNLPERFQLEYIAADGSHQRPVMIHRALFGSIERFFAILLEHYAGAFPAWLAPVQVQAVPVADEFAPHLEHLLDQLRDDMVRCEIDRSDDRFGKKIRNAAKSKAPFILIAGEEDASKNAVSFRFRDGSQLNGVPVEQARAWINEAIKVRAQINSADDFRANTSCSQD; this is translated from the coding sequence ATGACACAGTCGAGCATCTCCATCATCGTCAAGGGCGAACGGAAGGAGGTGGCGGCGGATCAGACTGGCGTCCAGCTTTTTGCTGACGACAAGGACATCATCGCCGTCGACCTCAACGGGCAGCCACGCGACCTCTACACGCCCCTGCACGAGGGCGACAAGGTCGAGCCCATCACCCTGGAGAGCGACCAGGGACTGGCCATCATGCGGCACTCGGCCACCCACGTCATGGCCCAGGCCGTCCAGGAGATCCGCCCCGACGCCAAGCTGGGCATCGGCCCGGTCATCAAGGACGGCTTCTACTACGACTTCGACGTGGACAAGCCCTTCACCCCCGACGACCTCAAGCAGATCGAACAGCGTATGAAGCGGATCATCAAGTCCTCCCAGAGCTTCCGCCGGCGCGTGGTCACCGAAGAGGAGGCCCGCAAGGAGGAGGCCGACCAGCCCTACAAGCTGGAGCTGATCGGAGCCAAGGAGGCCGAGATCAACAGCGAGGAGGCCACCGAGGTGGCCACCGGCGGCGAGCTGACCATGTATGACAACCTGGACCGCGAGGGCAACACGGTATGGAAGGACCTCTGCCGGGGCCCCCACCTGCCCAACACCCGCTACATCCGCAGCTTCAAGCTCATGCGCACTGCCGCCGCCTACTGGCGCGGGGACGAGAAGAACCCCATGCTCCAGCGCATCTACGGCACCGCCTGGGCCAACAAGGACGACATGAAGGCCTACACCGCCCGTCTGGAGGAGGCCGCCCGCCGCGACCACCGCAAGCTCGGCGCCGAGATGGACCTCTTCTCCTTCCCGGACGAGATCGGGCCCGGACTGCCCGTCTTCCACCCCAAGGGCGCGGCCGTCATCAACGCCATGGAGGACTACTCCCGTGAAATGCACCGGCGCAACGGCTACTCCTTCGTGCAGACCCCGCACATCACCAAGGGCCACCTCTACGAGATCTCGGGCCATCTGCAGTGGTACAAGGACGGCATGTACCCGCCCATGCACCTGGACGAGGAGAAGGACGCCAACGGCAAGGTCACCCGCCAGGGCTTCGACTACTACCTGAAGCCCATGAACTGCCCCATGCACAACCTGATCTTCAAGTCCCGCCAGCGCTCCTACAAGGAGCTGCCCCTGCGGCTGTTCGAGTTCGGCACCGTCTACCGCTACGAGAAGTCCGGCGAGGTCCACGGCCTGACCCGCGTGCGCGGCCTGACCCAGGACGACTCCCACATCTACTGCACCAGGGACCAGATGAAGGGGGAGCTGACCAACCTGCTCCAGTTCGTGCTCAAGGTGTTGAAGGACTTCGGCCTCAACGACTTCTACCTGGAGCTGTCCACCAAGGATCCCAACAAGTTCGTCGGCTCCGACGAGGTCTGGGAGGAGGCCACCAACACCCTGGCCGAGGTGGCCAAGGACTCCGGACTGGAGCTGGTCGACGACCCCGAGGGCGCCGCCTTCTACGGGCCCAAGATCTCCGTGCAGGCCCGGGACGCCATTGGGCGCACCTGGCAGGTCTCCACCATTCAGCTGGACTTCAACCTGCCCGAGCGCTTCCAGCTGGAGTACATCGCCGCCGACGGCTCCCACCAGCGGCCGGTCATGATCCACCGGGCCCTCTTCGGCTCCATCGAGCGCTTCTTCGCCATCCTGCTGGAGCACTACGCCGGCGCCTTCCCGGCCTGGCTGGCCCCCGTCCAGGTGCAGGCCGTGCCCGTGGCCGACGAGTTCGCCCCCCACCTGGAGCACCTGCTGGACCAGCTGCGCGACGACATGGTCCGTTGCGAGATCGACCGCTCCGACGACCGCTTCGGCAAGAAGATCCGCAACGCAGCCAAGTCCAAGGCCCCCTTCATCCTGATCGCCGGCGAGGAGGATGCCTCCAAGAACGCGGTCTCCTTCCGCTTCCGCGACGGCAGCCAGCTCAACGGGGTGCCCGTGGAGCAGGCCCGCGCCTGGATCAACGAGGCCATCAAGGTCCGCGCCCAGATCAACTCGGCAGACGACTTCCGAGCGAACACCTCCTGCAGTCAGGACTGA
- a CDS encoding glycosyltransferase family 4 protein yields MKAPEQRPEQESERTAIKAPLRVGIISPYSFETPGGVQLHIRDFARHLMDRGHQVQVLAPGRRTQDMPLWVQTTGSSFSIPYNGSVANLSYFGVAGHKTRQWVRQGHFDILHLHEPEVPSLSHKPLRPGFIPCPYVATFHAAFDTTPLALRLTRRYLRRYLANISQAIFVSPSAMQNAKNLLEPGIPSQIIPNGIETRALRNARPRPEWQGSEREPTIGFLGRMKEERKGFRILAQAAPAILQRVPGARFLCAGDGQAEARKILEDVDPGLARHFTFLGRISDEDKASFYHSLGLYVAPQTGGESFGIVLVEAMAAGCPVVASDLPAFEDVSQNGRGARLFATGNPQDCARAVLELLSDRPARLDLASCGMRRASDYDWERVTDQVLDVYARALAARPDHRRGLLGRLVGRKAGSPCDEAPTKGPENP; encoded by the coding sequence ATGAAAGCACCCGAGCAAAGGCCTGAGCAGGAATCAGAGCGCACCGCCATCAAGGCGCCCCTGCGGGTGGGGATCATCTCGCCCTACTCCTTCGAAACCCCGGGCGGCGTCCAACTGCACATCCGCGACTTCGCCAGGCATCTTATGGACCGCGGCCACCAGGTGCAGGTTCTGGCCCCGGGCCGACGCACCCAGGACATGCCCCTCTGGGTGCAGACCACCGGCTCCTCCTTCTCCATTCCCTACAACGGATCCGTGGCCAACCTGAGCTACTTCGGTGTGGCCGGCCACAAGACCCGGCAATGGGTCAGGCAGGGCCACTTCGACATTCTGCACCTGCACGAGCCCGAGGTGCCCTCCCTGAGCCACAAGCCCCTGAGGCCCGGATTCATTCCCTGCCCCTATGTGGCCACTTTCCATGCGGCCTTCGATACGACCCCGCTGGCCCTGAGGCTGACCAGGCGCTACCTGCGCCGATACCTGGCCAACATCAGCCAGGCCATCTTCGTCAGCCCCTCGGCCATGCAGAACGCCAAGAATCTGTTGGAACCGGGCATACCCAGCCAGATCATCCCCAACGGCATCGAAACCAGAGCCCTGCGCAATGCCCGGCCGCGCCCGGAATGGCAGGGGAGCGAGCGGGAGCCCACCATCGGATTCCTGGGACGGATGAAGGAGGAGCGCAAGGGGTTCAGGATTCTGGCCCAGGCCGCACCTGCCATTCTGCAGCGGGTGCCCGGAGCCCGCTTCCTGTGTGCAGGCGACGGCCAGGCGGAGGCCCGGAAAATACTTGAGGACGTCGATCCCGGACTGGCCCGGCACTTCACCTTCCTGGGCCGGATCAGCGACGAGGACAAGGCCTCCTTCTACCACAGCCTGGGCCTGTATGTGGCACCGCAGACCGGGGGAGAGAGCTTTGGCATCGTGCTGGTTGAGGCCATGGCGGCAGGCTGCCCGGTGGTGGCCTCGGACCTGCCCGCCTTCGAGGACGTCTCCCAGAACGGCCGCGGTGCACGTCTGTTCGCCACCGGAAACCCCCAGGACTGCGCCAGGGCGGTTCTTGAACTGCTGAGCGACCGACCTGCCCGCCTGGACCTGGCCTCGTGCGGAATGCGTCGGGCCAGCGACTACGACTGGGAGCGGGTCACCGACCAGGTTCTGGATGTCTACGCCCGGGCCCTGGCGGCCAGGCCCGATCATCGCCGTGGCCTGCTGGGCAGGCTGGTGGGCCGGAAGGCTGGTTCTCCTTGCGATGAAGCCCCCACGAAAGGGCCTGAAAACCCGTAA
- a CDS encoding phosphatidylinositol mannoside acyltransferase — protein sequence MPDRLLIFLAQHARLVPEGLLRGLFLAAADLCWLFRIGGVRQLERNLAHVMPEADHRSLRRTSRQGMRSYFVYFVEALTVGARTKEQLLARIHGGGSAYPDPAKSDIGLRSLPIGMGHQGNWDYAGFWACSTVGQVTTVAERLRDPGMLNTFADIRRRLGMNILLTGEQDITGRLTTLLRKPCQVVPLLADRDLSRRGVFVKAFDSWIRVAAGPAVIALDARLPLYTVNMHREKLKGERRRQAKTPYGYVCQVDGPIAIEPYLDMPREQAIKDLTQAWVDQWAQGIREHPEDWHMLQPIFLEDLDLSRMHDLPDFILAQASKNKGGDGHESTRAKA from the coding sequence ATGCCGGACCGACTGCTCATCTTTCTGGCGCAGCATGCGCGTCTGGTGCCCGAGGGGCTGCTGCGCGGCCTCTTCCTGGCGGCGGCCGACCTCTGCTGGCTGTTCCGGATAGGCGGCGTCAGACAGCTGGAGCGCAACCTGGCCCATGTCATGCCAGAGGCCGACCATCGCAGCCTGCGGCGCACCTCGCGCCAGGGCATGCGCTCCTACTTTGTCTACTTCGTCGAAGCCCTGACCGTGGGAGCCCGCACCAAGGAGCAGCTGCTGGCACGCATACACGGCGGCGGCAGCGCCTACCCGGATCCGGCCAAGAGCGACATCGGCCTGCGATCCCTGCCCATCGGCATGGGCCACCAGGGCAACTGGGACTACGCGGGCTTCTGGGCCTGCTCCACGGTCGGCCAGGTCACCACGGTGGCCGAGCGGCTGCGGGATCCTGGGATGCTGAACACCTTTGCGGACATCCGTCGCCGCCTGGGCATGAACATCCTGCTGACCGGCGAGCAGGACATCACCGGCCGTCTGACGACCCTGCTGCGGAAGCCTTGCCAGGTGGTGCCCCTGTTGGCCGACCGCGACCTGAGCCGCCGAGGCGTCTTCGTCAAGGCCTTCGACTCCTGGATTCGCGTGGCCGCCGGACCTGCCGTCATCGCCTTGGACGCCCGTCTGCCCCTGTATACCGTGAACATGCACAGGGAAAAGCTGAAGGGGGAGCGCCGTCGGCAGGCCAAGACCCCCTACGGCTATGTCTGCCAGGTGGACGGGCCCATCGCCATCGAGCCCTACCTGGACATGCCCCGGGAGCAGGCCATCAAGGACCTGACCCAGGCCTGGGTGGACCAGTGGGCCCAGGGCATTCGCGAGCATCCCGAGGACTGGCACATGCTCCAGCCGATTTTCCTTGAGGATCTGGATCTTTCCCGGATGCACGACCTGCCGGACTTCATCCTGGCCCAGGCATCCAAGAACAAGGGAGGTGACGGGCATGAAAGCACCCGAGCAAAGGCCTGA